The genomic interval AACCGGATGCTGCCGCGCCGCAGCGGGCACATCATCAATATCGCGTCGCTGGCCGGCGAGACCCACATTCCCGGCCTGGCCACCTACAACGCGAGCAAGCACGCCGTGCTCGGGTTCACCGACACTTTGCGCGAGGAGTACCGGGATACCGGCGTGCACTTCTCCTCGGTCCTGCCGACGCTGACCAATACCGAACTCGGCGCGGGCGTCACCGCGCCGAAGCTGTTGCGCCCGGCCGAGCCGGAGGAGATCGCGGATGCCATCGCCGAACTGATCGCCGCGCCGAAGTCGAAGGTCCGGGTGACGGCGGTGGCGGGGATCATCTCGCAGGTGGTCGGGCTGCTGCCGCAGGCGGTGGGTGACGGCATCGCGCGGGCGCTCGGGGCGAGTCACGCGTTCCTCGACGATGTCGATGCCGAGAAGCGCAAGGCGTACGAGGACCGGGCGCGGAACATCTGAGCGCTCGTATTTCGGTATCGGCGGTGGCTCATTCGAGCCACCGCCGCACTATTTGTGACTAATCTCACAATGTACCAAGGATACTGATTACCGATCGGTCATCGATCGTTCTCCAGCCGGTCACCGAGGCTTAGCAGGCGGTCTGCCGCAGTCCCGGCACCGATTCATTGCCGCTGGTCAAGCGACCAGCGACGATTTCGCCGGTGCGCCCGGAGGCGAATGCCAGCCATTCGCGGACGCGATGGTGCATACGACCAGGTTAGGGAATATGCTGTCCCTAACAAACCTGTCGTTTGTTTTGGTACCCGTATCCGAACTTTCTGGCTTGATAGAGCTAGAAATTCAGGACTGATTCTGATAGCAAGGGGCTATGGACCCGCATTTGCGCGACCTGCGGTATTTCGTCGCCGTCGCTGAGGAACTGCACTTCACCAACGCGGCACAACGCCTGCACATCGCTCAACCCACCCTTTCGCGTCAGATCCGTCAGCTGGAACGCCAGCTCGACGTGGTCCTGTTCGACCGCAATCAGCGCAGTGTCGCGCTGACTGTCGCCGGTAAGGAACTGCTCGAAGGCGCCCGTAAAATCCTCGAGCTCTGGGAAGTCACCAACGTCTCCCTGCAGGAAGCGGGCGAGGTGCTGCGCGTCGGCATCCAATCCGCGCTCGGACGCGGACTGCTCAACGATCTGGAGAGCGCCAGCGGCCATCGGCTGGCCCTGCACGCGGCGTCCTGGACCGACCCGTCCAGCGGACTGTCCGGCCGGCAGGCCGACTTGGCGCTGGTGTGGTTGCCGCTCCCGGATCAGAATCGCTACCGCTGGCAGGTGCTGCGCACCGAACAGCGCTGGGTCCTGCTGCCGGAGAGTCACCCGCTGGCCGAACAGGAGAGCATCGCGTTCGCCGATCTGCTGGACGAACCGTTCGTCGCGCTGCCGTCGGAAGCCGGTGCGGTGCGCGACTTCTGGCTGGGCAACGACGCTCGCAACGGACGCCACGCCAAGATCGGCGCCGAAGCCGCCACCACCGAGGACAAGCTGGAGGCCGTCGGCCTCGGGCTCGGTGTCTGTCTGCTCGCGGAGAACAATGTGCCGATGTACCGCTGGCCCGGCCTGACGGCGCGACCGGTCACCGGGCTCGCCCCGTGCGAGCTCGCGGTGGCCTGGCGCGCCGACGACACCCGCCCGACCATCCTGGAATTCGCCGGACGGGCTGTCGCGGGCGGCTTTTCGGCTACCGCCGGGGAGTAAGCCCGTCAGTGCACCGTGCGCGCCCAGGGGCGTAGTTCTTCCAGTTGCGCCGACAGGCGCAGCAGGGTTGCTTCGCTACCGGGCGGGCCCGCGAGCTGGGCGGCGACCGGGGTATTCGAGCGGTTGTGCATGCCCATCGGGATCGATGCGGCCGGCCAGCCGACCAGGTTCCAGATCGGGACGAACGGCGAAAAATGAGTGCTGGTCAGCACATTCGTGAGCCAGCCGCGCATACTCCAGGGCCGCGCCTTCGGTGGCGGGGCGGCCAGCGTCGGCGTGATCACGACGTCGTAGCGTTCGAAGAATTCCAGTAAGCGCGCCTCGATGCGATCGATTTGCGCGGGGCGGACCAGTCGCAGGCGCTGCACCAGCCTGCCGAGTGCGAGATGCTGGCGGGTCCGCGGCTGTAGTCGTTCCGGGTGCGTGAGTCGCGCGGCGGACGGAAGCGGGGCGGTCAGCCAGCGCAGCAGCACCGCCGCCAGGGCGCTGCCGTAGGGCAGGGTCGTGAGCTCGACCCGGTGTCCGGCAGCCGCGGCCACCGCCGCCGCGGTCCGCGCCGCGGTGGCCCATTGCCGGTCGACGCGCAAGAAGCGCAGCGGTGGATCCACGGCAAGGGCGATACGTAGTCGTCCGGGCGGGTCCACCTCGGCTAGGTTCGGGCGGGCCGCCATTACCGAGAGCATGAGCGCCGCGTCTCCGACAGTCGTTGCGAAGACGCCGTTTTCGGACATTCCGGACGAGTCGTCCAGATTCGGCACGATGTGCCGACCGGGCTTGAAACCGTAGACGCCGCAGCAGGCGGCGGGAATTCGCACCGAGCCGAGGCCGTCGATGCCGTGTGCCACCGGGACCAGTCCGGCGGCCACCGCGGCGGCCGCACCGCCCGAGGCTCCGCCCGCGGTGCGCCTGGCATTCCACGGATTTCGGGTGATGTGGCCGGCGCCGTCGGTGGTCGCCCACAGGCCCAGCTCCGAAACAGAGGTGAGTCCAACGATGACCGCGCCGGCCGCGCGTAGTCTCCGGACCACCTGATCGTCGAACCGCGCCGAGGTCTGGTCGACCGCGGCCGAGCCCGCGAGGACGGTCTCGCCCGCCACCGCGAGGGTATGTTCCACCGCGACGGGCACACCCGCCATCGGCAGTTCTTCCAGATCAGAGCGCTGCTCCAGCTCGGCGGCCTCGGTCTTGGCCTGCTCGGTGCGGATGACGCTGAAGGCGTTGGTCTTCCGGTTCTGCTCGGAGATTCGCCACAGGGCGGTGTCGACCACCTCGGTGGGCGCCACGGCGCCCTCGTGGATGCCGGCGGCGATGGCCGCGGCGGGTCCGTTGTTGTCAGGGGAGGGGTTTTCGGCGATGACTTCTTCGGAAGCCACGTTGTCGGCAACCGAGTTGTCCACAATCGCCGTACGCTCGTTGTGCATGTGTTGCATCGCCCCCGTCGCTCGTAGTCGAAATCGGGTGATTGCTTTAGAGCCGCAAGTTATCATTCCGAATACTGCTCGAGGGACGATGACGTCGGGTGTGGCGGGAGATTTTTCTCCGGCCGCCCACAGACCGAGAGAGCGGACATGTGAACATCCGCCGATCCACTAGGTCAGAAATATGAGCATCGAGCCCGAGAGAAATTCCGATCCCGACGACTCCGCTCAGTTCAGTGCGGTCCGAGTGGAGTTCGGCGCGGTCGAGGCCTTCTCCGCCGCATGGGAATCCGCCGCTCGCGCCGTCGCGGCCGGGCAGGGTACACCCGAGGTTCCGCAGATCGCCGAATATTTGCCGGACGCGCAGACGCTGCGTCGCGAAGCCCTCGTCGAGCTCATTCGGGTCGACTTGCGACACCGCTGGCTGCACCGGTCGAGCGCACCGGATACCGTCCGCCGGCCTAAGCGACTCACCGAATACTGCGCGGAATTCCCGGAACTCGATCCGCGCGGTCTGCCCGCCGGTTTGGTGTACGAGGAATTCGTGGTGCGGCGGCACAGCGGCGAGCGGGTGGATCCGCGCGATTGTCTGCGCGAATATCCTTACCAGGCTGTGGAGTTGCGCGAACTGCTCAATTCCGATGAGGTGGATCAGAGCACGCGGCGGGCCGCGCCGGAGGACATACCGGGCCCGGACACACCTGCCGCCGCACTGGACGGCACCGTTGCCGCGGCATTCGAGCAAACGCGTACCTCGGCCTATGACGGCACCCGGGCGCCGGCTCCGGACAGCACCATCGGGGACGACCCGGAACCCATCGACCCGCTCGACCGCATCGAAATCGGCCAGCAGATCGATGATTTCGATTTGCTGACGGGGCTGGGCAGCGGTGCCTTCGCGCGCGTGTTCCTGGCGCGGCAGCGCTCGATGCAACGGTTGGTCGCGGTGAAGATCTCCGCTGATCACGGCACCGAGCCGCAGACACTGGCGCAGCTCGATCACGACTACATCGTGCGCGTATTCGACCAGCGGCTGCTGGACTCCGGTGGGCACCGGGACGGCAAGACCCGCCGGCTTCGCTTGCTGTACATGCAGTTTCTGCCCGGCGGCACGCTGCTGGGCGTACTGCGCTGGGTGCGGGCGACGCCGCCCGCCGAACGCAGCGGCCGGCTGCTGCTGGACGCGGTGGACGCGGCCATGGAGGAGAAGGGCGAGATCCGCCCGACGGATTCGAGTGTGCGAGCCGAGATCGCCGCACTCTCCTGGCCGGAGACGGTCGCCTGGCTGGGGCGGCGGCTGGCCGAGGCGCTGCACTACGCCTCCGAGCACGGCGTGCTGCACCGCGACGTGAAACCGGCGAACGTCCTGCTCACCGCCGAGGCGGTGCCGAAACTGGCTGATTTCAATATCAGTTTCAGCCGCAATGTGGAGGGAACGAGTCCGGTCGCGTACTTCGGCGGTTCGCTGGCGTACATGTCGCCGGAGCAGCTCGAGGCCTGTCATCCCGAAAAGGGGCGCTCCGCAGCGGATCTGGACACCCGCGCCGATATCTACGCACTGGGCGTCGTGCTCTGGGAACTGCTGACAGGTGCGAAACCGTTCGACGACAACACCGCCGACGCCGACGGCTACGGTGACGACACGATGCTCGAGGCGATGCTGGAGCGCCGCTGCGCGGGTGTGGAATCAGCTGCGCTGCAGCGGGTTCCGCCCGACTGCCCGGCCGCGCTGTGCCGGGTGCTGCTGACCTGTCTGGCACCCGAGCGGGACAAGCGCTGGGCCGGCGGCGAGGTACTGGCCAAGCAGTTCGACCTGTGCCTGGACGCGCGCGCCCGGGAATTGGTCGATCCGAAAGCGGGGAGCTGGCGGCTGCGCTTGCGGCCGTGGATCATGCCGGTGCTGGTGGCCTCGATCGGGTTGCCGAATGTGCTCGCGTCGCTCTACAACATCCAGCACAACCAGACGCTGATCGTGGAACGAATGACCGAGGAGGCGCAGCGCACCTTCCTGATCGTCACCGGCGCGGTGAATTCGATCTTCTTTCCGCTCGGTTTTCTGCTGGTGGTCTACCTCTCGCGGTTCGTGCTGACGGTGCCGCGGGGATTACGGCACGGGAAGCACTACGATCCGGACACCCTGCGCCGGGCCAGAGCCGACGCGCTGCTGCTCGGGGAACGTGCTGTGGCGATACCGTTTTGCCTATGGGTGATCTCCGGGGTCACCTTCCCGGTCGCGCTGCAACTGGCGACCGGTGAGATCACCGGTCGCTCGGTCGTCCACTTCCTCGCGTCCATCGTGGTGTGCGGCGCCATCGCGGCGTCGTATCCGTTCTTCCTCGCCACCTTCTATATCGTGCGATGCGTGTACCCGGTGTTCCTGCGGCACGGTGAGATCAGCGCGGACGACGCGGTGTGGCTGCGCGGGCTGGACCGGCGCTGCAACGGATATCTGGCCATCGCCGCGTCGGTGCCGCTGCTCGCGGTGGCCGGGGTGACATTCCTGCCGCCCGCCGACATCCCGATGGTGATCGTCGCCGTCCGGGTGCTGTGCGCGGGCGGGATCATCGCGTTCATCGGTTCGTATCTGCTGTTCCGGGCCCTGGAGACCGATCTGCAAGCACTGGAACGAGTGGTCGCGCCGACTCTCACCGAGGACGCGGTCCCGGTGAAAACCGTTGTCCTGCCTCCACTCGGACCGATCCCGACCGTACCGGCGGAGGCCGCGACCACGGTGGCCAAACCGCAGCGAGACAGGTGAATCCGTGAACCCGCCGTTCGGCCGCCCGATCAGCCTGTCGCATGTGCACGACCCGGCGACCACTCCCCTGTTTCCCGGCGATCCGGATTTCCGCGTCGATATCGCGGCCACCACCGCAAACGACGGCTACTACCTGCGCTATATCCAGCAGGGCGAGCACACCGGAACCCACTGGGGCGCACCGATTCACTTCCACGCCGACGGATTGGCGGCGGATCAGCTCGACCTCGCCGATCTCCTGCTGCCCGCGGTGAAAATCGATGTGCGCGAACAATGCCGAGCGAATCGGGACTACGCGATCAGCGTCGCCGACTTGAAACAGTGGGAATCGCGGCACGGACGGATACCGGGCGGGACGGCGATCATCGCCTGGACCGGATGGGACGCCTTCTGGGGCACACCGGAATTCATCGGTGAGGGTGAATCCGCTTACCACCAGCCCGGTTTCGCGGTGGAGACGGCGGAATGGCTGCTGCGCACCGGACGACTGGGCCGCCGGGGCGCGCTCGGCATCGACACCTTCGGTCCGGATGTCGGCACGGACGACACCTACACCGTGTCGAAACTGCTCTACCAAGATCACCGAATCAGCTTGGAATGCCTGGCCAACCTCGCCGACCTACCCGCCACGGGAGCATGGATCCTGGTCGGCGGCGCGCTCTATCGCGGCGGATCCGGTTCTCCCGCCACCATATTCGCGTTTCTACCCTGACGGTCCGGCCGCCGTCAGCCTCGAACGGCTATTCGCCGCCGTAGACGCGCGGGTGCAGGGTGCCGATGTAGGGCAGGTCGCGGTAGCGCTCGGCGTAATCGAGGCCGTAGCCGACGACGAATTCGTTGGGGATGTCGAAGCCGACATTGGCGACCTCGACCGGGGTCTTGAGGGCGTCGGGCTTGCGCAGCAGGGTGACGACCTCGAGCGAGGCGGGATTGCGGGTCTTCAGGTTGCGCATCAACCAGGACAGGGTGAGACCGGAGTCGATGATGTCCTCGACGATCAGGACGTTGCGGCCGGCGATGTCCTTGTCCAGGTCCTTCATGATGCGGACCACGCCCGAGGAGGAGGTGGAGGAGCCGTAGGAGGACACCGCCATGAATTCCAGCTGCGTCGGGATGGACAGTGCCTTGGCCAGGTCGGTCATGAAGAAGATCGCGCCCTTGAGCACGCCGACCAGCAGCAGGTCACCCTCGGCGGCGTCGGGCGGATAGCGTTTGGCGATGATTTCCGCCAGCTCCTGGGTCTTCTCGGCGATCTGCTCTTCGGTGATCAGCACCGATGCGATGTCATCCCCGTACACGTAAGTGGTGTCCCTTCCGTGAATGTTCTCAGCCCAGCCACTGCGCAGACATCCGTTACCGCCTGTGCATGGTCAGCCTGCCATGTTCGCGCCCGGCAACCAACCTCGTGTCCGCGGTCCCACCGCCGACGGCCACCCCGCCCTGCCCGCGCCAGGCGGTGACCAGCGCGTCTACCGCGCGTAAATGCTTGCCGGTCAGTGCCTTCGCACCGCCCGCGAGGAGCCAGGCGCGGATCGCGCGGCGGCGCAGGGCGGCGGGAGCAGTGGCGAGAATCTCGATGGACAGGGTGTCCCCATCAGCGCCCGGCGCCTCGGCGCCGGACCTCCGCGCCGATGCCAGCAATTCTTCGGCAAGCGCATCGAGCACCGCGCCGTCCTCGCGCAGCTGCTCGGCCGTGCGCGCCAGCGCCGGCGCCACACCGCCGCCGAGCACGTCTTCCAGCAGCGGCAGCACCTCGCCGCGCAGCCGCACCCTGGTGAAGTCCGGCGAGAAGTTGTGCGGGTCCTCGTACGGCGTCAGTCCGATGTCGGCGCAGCACTGCCGGGTCATCGCGCGCCGCACACCGAGCAGCGGGCGGCCCCACGGTTCGGCATAGGGAGCCATCCCCTGGATCGAACGCCCGCCCGAGCCGCGCGCCAACCCGAGCAAAACGGTTTCGGCCTGGTCGTCGAGGGTGTGGCCCAGTAGCACCGGTTGCCCAGCGCGGGCCGAGCCCAGCGCCGCATAGCGCGCGTGCCGGGCGGCGGCTTCCATCCCGCCCGCGGTCCCGACGTCGACCTCGAGCACGCGGGCGGACCGGCAGCCGAGACGCAACGCCGCCGCGGCGGCCGCGGCGGCGACCTTTTCCGAACCCGCCTGCAACCGGTGGTCGACGATCAACGCGTCGACCGATGCCGCCTCGAGCACAGCGGCAGCGGTCAACGCGAGCGAATCGGCGCCACCGGACAACGCCACCGCGACCGCACCCTCCGGCGCGTATTCGGCCGACCAGGCGCGGACCGCCTGCCGGATCTCCAGGACCGCGGCGGTCTCCGGCAATCTCCGGGTGCCCGTCAGGCGAGAACCCGGGCGACCCACAGGTCCGGATCCTCGATTTCGGCTGTGCGGGGCAGGGTTTCGGCTTCGCTCCAGATGATGTTGAACTGTTCCATGCCGACCCGGCCGACGACGTGATCGACGAAGGCCTTGCCGCGCACATACTGCGCGACCTTGGCGTCCACACCGAGCAGTGCGCGCAGCAGCCGCTGGATCGGATTGGCGGGGCGGGTGCGGCGCTTGTCGAAGGCCGCCCGGATCTGACCGACGGTCGGAACGACTTCGGGGCCAACGGCATCCATCACGTGATCGGCGTGGCCCTCCAGCAGCGTGCCCAGCATGAGCAGCCGGTCCAGCGCCTCCCGCTGCGCGGGCCCCTGCGTGGCGCGCAGCAGCCCGACCACGCCGCGCGTCGCCGGATCGTCGGTGCCGGTGCGGCGACGCTCGCGCAGTTCCTCCACCAGGCGCGACAGCATCTCCGTCATCGGTTCGTCGCCGACCTGGCCGAGCACCTCGACGTTGTTGCGCATGTAGTCGGCCAGCCACGGCGCCGAGGAGAACTGCACCCGGTGCGTCACCTCGTGCAGGCACACCCAAAGCCGGAAGTCGCTGGGCGAAACCCCGAGCGCGCGTTCCACTCCCATGATGTTGGGCGCGACGAGCAGCAACGTGCCGTCGGGCCCGGTGAACGGATCGTATTGTCCGAGAATCGCTGTCGACAAGAACGCCAGCATGGCCCCGGCCTGCACGCCCGCCGGCTTGCCGGTGAGCAGACCGCGGTCCTTGCCGTCGCCGTCGGGACCGGTCAGAGCGGCCATCGAATCGGCGGCGGCGGAAATCCAGCCCGGCCGGTCGACGATGCGCGCCGCGGGCACCGGGCGATCGTCGAGCAGGCGGCTCACTTCCCGCACCGGGCCTTCGGCGCGCACGGACGCCGCGGCGAGTTCGCTGACCACCTGTTCGGCCGAGGAACGCGACGCGCGCGGACCCGCGGGCACCAGCAGCCCGCCGGTCCGGGCTGCCAGCTTCCAATCGATGGCGCCGGACAGCGACGAACGCCGTCTCTTGTCCAACGAGGAATCCGGACCGGCGGACCCGATCGTCTGGTCAGCGCTTTCGGCTGAACTTGTCTCGAACATGGTCAACCACCCGTCACGAGCATCCACAGTTACGCAACGTGCCGGCGATAGCGTCCAAGGCGGGCCTGCTCACCTCGGGGGGCCGATCATTCGACATCAGTGCGAAGGTCAGCACTCGGCCGTCTCGGTCGAGCACATACCCGACCAACGTGCTGGACACCGACAGAGTTCCGGTCTTGGCCCGCACCCAACCCGCGGCGTGGTGATTCTGCGCGACATAGCGCGGCGCCAGCGAGCCGGTGGCGCCGGCGATCGGCAGGTCATCCAGCATGGGCGCCAAAGTCGCGGCGAGCTGGCTGTTTTCGGGCACGGCCTTGGTGCCGGTCGGCTGCACCAGCTGGTTTCCGGTGGGGCGTGCGGCGGTGGAGAGGACCTTGTCGAGCACGCGCGGGGACACCCGGTCATCGGTGGAAAGCCCACTCGCGTCGTGCATGACCATTCCGTTCAGCTCGAAGCCCGCCTTGGTCAGGGTGGCGGCCACCGCGGCCACCGCGCCCGCGAACGAGGGTTCGCGGCCGGTGGCTTTGGCGATTTCCCGGGCGACGGTTTCGGCGAGCACATTGTCGGAATGCACCATCAGCTGATGCAGCCGCTCCTTGAGCGGTGCGGACTTCACCGTCGCGACCTCGGGCGCACCCGGGGCGGCAGTGCCGATCCGGACCTTCGCCGGATCCAGCCCGAGCGCGACGGCCAGCGCCTGACCGGCGGCCAGCGCGGGAGTCGGGGTGCGCGGGGAGTATTCGACCAGCGGATCCAACCGGCCGCCGTCGATCATCACCGATTCGATCGGCGCGATGGAGCCGCCCGGGATATCGCTGCCCTCCCAGCCCTGGGCCATGGTCGGGCCCGCGTAGGCGGAGGTGTCGACGACGATGGTGTCGGCCTTGCGACCGGACTTGCGGATCTGCTCGACCAGGTCGGACAGGCGCGGAGCGTCCGGGTAATAGCCCTTGCCGTCGGGCTGCGCGGTCAGCGTCGGATCACCGCCGCCGACCAGCACGAGTTCGTTCGGCGCCGCACCGGTGACCACCTTGGTGAGCACCCGGGAATCGGCGGGCAGGGCCAGTAGCGCGGCCGCGGACAGCAGGATCTTCGCCGTGGAAGACGGAATCATCGACCGGTCCGCGTCCTGGCTCCACAGTGTGGTGCCGCTGTCCGCGTCGGTCACCACCCCGGAGAACGCGCCCAGATCCGGATTCGAGACGACCTGCGCGAGTGCCGCCGACAGCCCGGCCGGTGTCGGCGCGGGCGCGTTCGGCGGCGCGGGAACCACCTGGGGGGCCGGTTTCACCGGCGCCGGCGGTTCGGCGATGGTCAGCCCGCCGTGCCGGAACTCCGGCGTCCACGGCCGCAGCACCACCAATCCCGAGACGCCCGCCGCGAGTAGCACGGTCAGCACGAGCACGATCGGGATCCACGTTTTGCGCCGTCGAGCGGGCACGACGCCACCATTGCTGTTGTTGCCACCTACCACGTGCCGCCGTCTCCCTGGCTTCGCCGAGCGCACTCCCGTGCACCTGTCCTGCTCATCTGGTCACTCCGCAGGCTCCGCTCCTGCATTCACTCTGGTCACTCCCGCAGGCTCCGCTCCTGCATTCACTCTGGTCGCTCCGCAGGCTCCGCTCCTGCGGCCCCACCGCCCACACTATCCTCGTACCGCTAGCGTTCCCCCGTACAACCTGGCGAGTCGGCAGTCGTGCCTGCTCTAGACATATCAGCGCAGAAGGAGATGGCGTGGAGTTCGACGTCACCATCGAGATCCCCAAGGGTTCCCGCAACAAGTACGAGGTCGACCACGAGACCGGGCGCGTCCGTCTCGACCGCTACCTCTACACCTCGATGGTCTACCCGGCCGACTACGGCTTCATCGAGAACACCCTCGGTGAGGACGGCGATCCGCTGGACGCGCTGATCCTGATGCCCGCCTCGGTGTACCCGGGCGTGATCGTCGAGGCCCGCCCCGTCGCCATGTACAAGATGGAAGACGAGGCCGGCGGCGACGCCAAGGTGCTGTGCGTGCCCGCGGGGGACCACCGCTGGGACCACATCCAGGATCTGGCCGATGTGCCCGCGAACGACCTGGCCGACATCAAGCACTTCTTCGAGCGCTACAAGGACTTGGAGCCGGGCAAGTACGTCAAGGGCTCGGAGTGGGTCGGTCGCGCCGAGGCGGAGGCCGAGGTCGAGGCTTCGTTCAAGCGTCTGCAGGAGAACGGCGGCCACTGAGCCCCCGGCGAAGAGCGGGAGGTCCGTACGGACCTCCCGCTTTTCTGTGCGGTAGTGCTGGCACTACCGCGGTCACTCCCCCAGTCGCGAACCCGGATTCGGGCGCGTACGCCATGGGCGGGACAGCTTGGAATTCCTAGGCTCGACGTGGACCGGGACGATGTTCCGCCCGGCCCGAACGGGAGAGGAAGCCATGACCGTCGATCGGCGGAGGAAACGCAAGCAGAGGGTGATCGCGGTGCTGGCCGCGGTCACCGGTGTATTGGCCGGGGCCGGAACGGTTGTCGCCGCACCGGCGGATCCGCTCGCGCGCTTCGCACAGCAAGAGCTGACCTGGAAGTCGTGCGACGATCCCCGCTTGGACCCGGCCGGCGCACAGTGCGCCGATGTCACCGTGCCGCTGAATTACGCTGAGCCGCAGGGCCGCACCATCACCGTGGCCATCTCCCGCATCCCCGCCGCCGATCCGGCCCAGCGCCGCGGCATCATGATGTCCAACTCCGGCGGACCAGGCGGCCCGGGCCTCGACTTCATGGTCGACGTGGGCGCGGCGCTCACACCGCAGGGCCGGGCCGCCTATGACCTGATCGGCATGGACCCGCGCGGTGTCGGCCGGTCGACGCCGATCGACTGCGGCTGGCCGCGCGGCTTCGGCCTGCACTCGGCCGGAACCGACGCGACCTCGTTCGCGGAATCGGTCGCCATGCAGTCCGAGCTGGCCGGGCGTTGCGCCGCCGCCTACGGAGATACGTTGCGGCACTTCAGCACTCGCAACACGGCCCGGGACATGGACGTCATCCGCGGTCTGCTCGGCGCGGACCGGATCAGCTACTACGGCACCTCCTACGGCACCTACCTGGGCTCGGTCTTCCTGCAGATGTTCCCCGAGCGCAGCGATCGTTTCGTGCTGGACAGCTCGGTGGATCCGGACCGCTACGGCGCGGGCATGCTGCGGGACATGGGTCCGGCCAACGAGGCGGCACTGGATCTCTGGGCCGATTGGGCGGCCGCCCACGACAGCGAATTCCGTTTTGGCGCAACGCGTGCGCAGGTGCGGGCCACCCTCGTCGCCCTGATCGAGCGCGCGGGCCGGGAGCCGATCCCGGTGGGCAAGTACCTCGTCGACGACCACTGGTTGCCGCTGGTGCCCTACGTCGGACTCGACGACCCCCGCAAATACCCGCTGATCAGCGCCCAACTCCGGCAGATCGCCGACGCCGCCGACGGCAATCCGGTGCAGCCGGGTCCGGAACTGGACTCGATGCTCGCCTTCGCGACCGCCGCGCTGCCCGAGGACGGCTCGGCGCAGATGGCGATCATGTGCGGTGATGTGGGCGTACCCC from Nocardia goodfellowii carries:
- a CDS encoding zinc-dependent metalloprotease, translating into MFETSSAESADQTIGSAGPDSSLDKRRRSSLSGAIDWKLAARTGGLLVPAGPRASRSSAEQVVSELAAASVRAEGPVREVSRLLDDRPVPAARIVDRPGWISAAADSMAALTGPDGDGKDRGLLTGKPAGVQAGAMLAFLSTAILGQYDPFTGPDGTLLLVAPNIMGVERALGVSPSDFRLWVCLHEVTHRVQFSSAPWLADYMRNNVEVLGQVGDEPMTEMLSRLVEELRERRRTGTDDPATRGVVGLLRATQGPAQREALDRLLMLGTLLEGHADHVMDAVGPEVVPTVGQIRAAFDKRRTRPANPIQRLLRALLGVDAKVAQYVRGKAFVDHVVGRVGMEQFNIIWSEAETLPRTAEIEDPDLWVARVLA
- the dacB gene encoding D-alanyl-D-alanine carboxypeptidase/D-alanyl-D-alanine endopeptidase, which produces MPARRRKTWIPIVLVLTVLLAAGVSGLVVLRPWTPEFRHGGLTIAEPPAPVKPAPQVVPAPPNAPAPTPAGLSAALAQVVSNPDLGAFSGVVTDADSGTTLWSQDADRSMIPSSTAKILLSAAALLALPADSRVLTKVVTGAAPNELVLVGGGDPTLTAQPDGKGYYPDAPRLSDLVEQIRKSGRKADTIVVDTSAYAGPTMAQGWEGSDIPGGSIAPIESVMIDGGRLDPLVEYSPRTPTPALAAGQALAVALGLDPAKVRIGTAAPGAPEVATVKSAPLKERLHQLMVHSDNVLAETVAREIAKATGREPSFAGAVAAVAATLTKAGFELNGMVMHDASGLSTDDRVSPRVLDKVLSTAARPTGNQLVQPTGTKAVPENSQLAATLAPMLDDLPIAGATGSLAPRYVAQNHHAAGWVRAKTGTLSVSSTLVGYVLDRDGRVLTFALMSNDRPPEVSRPALDAIAGTLRNCGCS
- a CDS encoding inorganic diphosphatase, producing MEFDVTIEIPKGSRNKYEVDHETGRVRLDRYLYTSMVYPADYGFIENTLGEDGDPLDALILMPASVYPGVIVEARPVAMYKMEDEAGGDAKVLCVPAGDHRWDHIQDLADVPANDLADIKHFFERYKDLEPGKYVKGSEWVGRAEAEAEVEASFKRLQENGGH
- a CDS encoding alpha/beta fold hydrolase — its product is MTVDRRRKRKQRVIAVLAAVTGVLAGAGTVVAAPADPLARFAQQELTWKSCDDPRLDPAGAQCADVTVPLNYAEPQGRTITVAISRIPAADPAQRRGIMMSNSGGPGGPGLDFMVDVGAALTPQGRAAYDLIGMDPRGVGRSTPIDCGWPRGFGLHSAGTDATSFAESVAMQSELAGRCAAAYGDTLRHFSTRNTARDMDVIRGLLGADRISYYGTSYGTYLGSVFLQMFPERSDRFVLDSSVDPDRYGAGMLRDMGPANEAALDLWADWAAAHDSEFRFGATRAQVRATLVALIERAGREPIPVGKYLVDDHWLPLVPYVGLDDPRKYPLISAQLRQIADAADGNPVQPGPELDSMLAFATAALPEDGSAQMAIMCGDVGVPRDPSWYWGNIEAARASQPVFGAFSNNITPCAFWTPPAETPTVVDNSSPALIVQSTGDTRTTYGAAQAMRRALDGSRMVTLQDVPIHAIFGNYPNTCVYGAINTYFDTGTLPEQDYSCRAD